A genomic window from Nematostella vectensis chromosome 9, jaNemVect1.1, whole genome shotgun sequence includes:
- the LOC116614018 gene encoding ankyrin repeat domain-containing protein 42, which translates to MPDKVRLANIHEAVRYGDVLELQAMVQRGAGINDLDSKFKFTPLHWAAHHGTLECLHWLLWHGADPSDRTPEGWTAAHLAAIRGQDACVQALAANGADLNAKDNRGCSPAHLAASHGNSYTLQSILRHGVDVNATDNMGWTAVHCSAFHGRLGCLQLLSRWGASLDEVDHAGNIPAHLAASEGQLPCLKFLVCSGTSIDHTLNARNDQGETPKDLCQQFYKKECNEYLKAVEYDLLHPEDEENLAFPAHVAAYNGDLPQLKMLIETGVVSISERDEKGSTPAHKAAGNGHVQVLQWLVENGANMRIVNSAGETPKDVARRFGRLGCIAILGGDSDDEGSNQVDEGAEDFKPSEPQSKAESRGRAMRKIEELQHLLDVAKMNYRQLGGVLDEDKRKQEEERESARIIRELEAQLEYEREKRERLEAQMDKLRAQIHTMTLQLEDERNRYRKTPSEMALSFRNTQPMLRRKKKKNKRIDTTNTGVFVKRGVSSPRPIHCD; encoded by the exons ATGCCAG ataAGGTTCGATTAGCGAATATCCATGAGGCTGTTCGATATGGCGACGTTCTTGAACTCCAAGCCATGGTTCAGAGAGGAGCTGGTATCAACGACTTGGATAGCAAGTTCAAGTTTACGCCGTTGCATTGGGCGGCACACCATGGAACCCTTGAG TGCTTACACTGGCTGTTATGGCATGGGGCTGATCCCTCTGACAGGACACCAGAAGGATGGACGGCGGCACACCTTGCTGCGATAAGAGGGCAAGATGCTTGTGTACAG GCTTTAGCTGCTAATGGAGCTGATCTTAATGCTAAAGACAACAGAG GCTGTTCACCTGCCCATCTTGCAGCATCTCATGGCAACTCCTACACTTTGCAGTCCATTCTTAGGCATGGAGTG GATGTGAATGCTACAGATAACATGGGTTGGACAGCAGTGCACTGCTCAGCATTTCATGGTAGACTTGGATGCCTCCAG TTACTGAGTAGATGGGGTGCCAGTCTTGATGAGGTGGATCATGCAGGAAATATTCCTG CCCATCTTGCAGCGAGCGAAGGGCAGCTGCCATGCCTTAAATTCCTGGTCTGCTCTGGTACCAGTATCGACCACACCTTGAATGCCAGGAATGACCAG GGCGAAACTCCTAAAGACCTGTGTCAACAGTTTTATAAGAAAGAATGTAATGAATATCTGAAGGCTGTTG AATATGATCTTCTTCACCCTGAGGATGAAGAAA ACCTGGCCTTCCCAGCTCATGTGGCAGCCTATAATGGTGATCTTCCTCAGCTCAAAATGTTAATAGAGACAGGCGTGGTCTCCATATCAGAGCGCGACGAGAAGGGTTCCACCCCTGCTCACAAAG cgGCTGGTAATGGACATGTTCAGGTTCTGCAATGGCTTGTGGAAAATGGAGCAAACA tgcGTATTGTGAACTCAGCTGGAGAGACTCCAAAAGACGTTGCACGGAGGTTTGGCCGGCTGGGCTGCATCGCTATTTTAGGAGGAGACTCGG ATGACGAGGGAAGTAACCAAGTTGACGAGGGTGCAGAAGATTTCAAGCCCTCGGAGCCGCAGTCAAAAGCAGAGTCCAGGG GTCGTGCAATGCGTAAGATCGAGGAGTTGCAGCACTTGTTGGATGTGGCCAAGATGAACTACCGTCAGCTGGGCGGggtcctggacgaggacaaaCGCAAGCAGGAAGAGGAACGAGAAAGCGCCAG GATTATAAGGGAGCTTGAAGCGCAACTCGAGTACGAGCGAGAAAAGCGAGAGAGACTGGAAGCACAGATGGACAAGTTGCGTGCGCAGATCCATACGATGACGCTACAACTAGAGGATGAGAGGAACCGCTACCGAAAGACACCT tCTGAGATGGCGCTTAGCTTTCGGAATACGCAGCCCATGCTGAGgcggaagaagaagaaaaacaagcgGATCGATACCACTAACACGGGGGTGTTCGTCAAGCGAGGCGTGTCCAGCCCAAGACCCATTCACTGCGATTAG
- the LOC5506204 gene encoding selenoprotein S produces the protein MDFAEEENPQPNQRLPQNETPALVGNTLHFAITCLEKYGWFLVLGIVISAVIWSKVRLHWQRMMKKREQEKEIANFDPEKEAALQSKIEMSRLRWQEIQDAKAAKFAEEKKKAEEEKRKEVIEDWERHKQGKGYKSKKLANASTNETALAQGLLKGKKKPDEKKPLRPTDFNPLTGSSGRSCSWRPTRRGGGGGG, from the exons ATGGACTTCGCCGAAGAAGAAAACCCACAGCCTAACCAAAGACTGCCTCAGAATGAAACTCCTGCGTTAGTTGGAAATACACTGCATTTCG CCATTACATGCCTGGAGAAGTATGGGTGGTTTTTGGTTCTGGGCATTGTGATTAGTGCAGTGATATGGAGCAAGGTACGACTGCACTGGCAAAGAATGATGAAGAAAAGGGAACAAGAGAAAGAAATTGCTAATTTTG ACCCTGAAAAAGAAGCAGCTCTTCAATCAAAGATAGAGATGTCAAGATTGAGATGGCAAGAGATTCAGGACGCAAAAGCTGCAAAATTTGCtgaagagaagaaaaag GCTGAAGAAGAGAAGAGGAAGGAAGTTATTGAGGACTGGGAGCGCCACAAACAGGGCAAGGGTTACAAATCCAAGAAACTTGCCAATGCATCAACT AATGAGACTGCATTAGCACAAGGTCTGTTAAAGGGGAAGAAAAAGCCAGATGAGAAGAAACCTCTAAGACCAACAG ACTTCAACCCTCTTACAGGAAGTAGTGGTAGAAGTTGCTCTTGGAGGCCTACTCGTAGAG gtggtGGCGGAGGAGGATGA
- the LOC5506212 gene encoding nuclear factor NF-kappa-B p100 subunit isoform X1 has translation MVRPKRLSKRKPTRYGYSTPLAKSNITRAETSDGASKSTSEERKLTKVGNALKGKPRKRKISSEEGSPGPPLSGRGEEREFKTTGPPVTTDCQTIDLNKPNKNLSESREDVIVDLKKEIKESTKVEASQSASFVESERLGPRPSVIAVGRISGALDKKRKKTHKVQKHTSSESSKQSEPVTFVINLDKSTRKTSRSLKKSTKELTIPVASKTYPKASKTDKIKKSHETEKCEILELSNLTGGANQNVSESPGVEEPSDVTWSYEKSVSDLCQAIPKHDPRLFSQDEDGDTYLHIAIAQGDKNLVSYFIREMHHVTLNIYNKLRQTPLHLAAITKQASLVQALLEAGADPNLTDRNCQTALHLACQENDVETLRAIGHAFSSCSQEPDVRAMNSQGMTPLHLATLKGNRELITELLRMGADLNVEDGNSGRSPLHHAVESGRYHVIEFLLSRGALVNQRTFSGNTAMHTAAGRQMDEVVSLLASYGADVNIQNREGDIPRVAYAGSDRERKQIAFSRSLPKQPKRQKVPDT, from the exons ATGGTAAGACCTAAACGACTATCCAAAAGGAAGCCAACACGCTATGGATATTCTACTCCGCTAGCCAAGTCAAATATTACTCGAGCCGAAACTAGTGACGGTGCATCAAAATCAACATCTGAAGAACGCAAGCTTACAAAGGTGGGAAATGCTTTGAAAGGAAAACCTCGTAAGCGGAAAATTTCATCCGAGGAAGGAAGCCCAGGACCCCCTCTTAGTGGAAGGGGTGAAGAAAGAGAATTCAAAACCACAGGCCCCCCGGTAACAACCGATTGTCAAACAATCGACCTGAATAAGCCGAACAAGAATCTTTCCGAATCACGAGAAGATGTGATAGTCGACCTTAAAAAAGAGATAAAAGAAAGTACTAAAGTTGAAGCAAGTCAGTCTGCTAGCTTTGTTGAATCTGAAAGGTTGGGACCAAGACCATCTGTCATTGCTGTTGGGAGAATCTCGGGGGCTTTGGataaaaagagaaagaaaacacATAAGGTGCAAAAACATACATCCAGTGAATCATCAAAACAATCAGAACCAGTAACTTTTGTCATCAACCTTGATAAATCAACTAGAAAGACATCTAGATCCTTGAAAAAATCAACCAAAGAATTAACAATTCCAGTTGCATCAAAGACTTATCCCAAAGCTAGCAAGacagacaaaataaaaaaatcccatGAAACTGAGAAATGCGAAATTCTTGAACTAAGCAATCTAACAGGGGGAGCAAATCAAAATGTCTCAGAATCACCTGGTGTGGAAGAGCCCTCCGATGTGACATGGTCATATGAGAAAAGCGTGAGTGACTTATGCCAAGCTATTCCTAAACATGACCCTAGGCTGTTTAGTCAAGACGAAGATGGTGACAC gTACTTGCACATCGCCATAGCACAGGGTGACAAAAATCTTGTCTCTTACTTTATAAGAGAGATGCATCACGTGACCTTGAACATCTACAACAAGCTTAGACAA ACCCCTCTTCATCTCGCAGCCATCACGAAACAAGCGAGCCTGGTGCAAGCATTGCTGGAAGCGGGTGCAGATCCGAACCTCACTGATCGTAACTGCCAGACTGCGTTACACTTGGCATGCCAGGAGAATGATGTAGAGACCCTACGGGCCATAGGTCACGCATTCTCGAGCTGCTCCCAGGAGCCAGATGTGAGAGCTATGAACTCGCAAG GCATGACTCCGTTACACTTGGCGACTCTAAAGGGCAATCGCGAGCTGATTACGGAGCTACTGCGCATGGGCGCAGATTTAAACGTGGAG GATGGCAATAGCGGCAGAAGCCCGCTGCATCATGCGGTAGAGTCAGGCCGTTATCACGTGATCGAGTTCCTCTTGTCACGTGGCGCCCTCGTGAACCAGCGCACGTTTTCTGGTAACACTGCCATGCACACCGCCGCCGGTCGACAGATGGATGAAGTCGTGTCTCTACTCGCGAGTTACGGCGCCGATGTAAACATCCAGAACAGAGAGGGGGACATCCCTCGCGTGGCTTATGCAGGAAGTGATAGG GAAAGAAAGCAGATCGCGTTTTCTCGCAGCTTACCGAAGCAACCAAAGCGGCAAAAGGTTCCCGACACGTGA
- the LOC5506212 gene encoding nuclear factor NF-kappa-B p100 subunit isoform X2, which produces MVRPKRLSKRKPTRYGYSTPLAKSNITRAETSDGASKSTSEERKLTKVGNALKGKPRKRKISSEEGSPGPPLSGRGEEREFKTTGPPVTTDCQTIDLNKPNKNLSESREDVIVDLKKEIKESTKVEASQSASFVESERLGPRPSVIAVGRISGALDKKRKKTHKVQKHTSSESSKQSEPVTFVINLDKSTRKTSRSLKKSTKELTIPVASKTYPKASKTDKIKKSHETEKCEILELSNLTGGANQNVSESPGVEEPSDVTWSYEKSVSDLCQAIPKHDPRLFSQDEDGDTEMHHVTLNIYNKLRQTPLHLAAITKQASLVQALLEAGADPNLTDRNCQTALHLACQENDVETLRAIGHAFSSCSQEPDVRAMNSQGMTPLHLATLKGNRELITELLRMGADLNVEDGNSGRSPLHHAVESGRYHVIEFLLSRGALVNQRTFSGNTAMHTAAGRQMDEVVSLLASYGADVNIQNREGDIPRVAYAGSDRERKQIAFSRSLPKQPKRQKVPDT; this is translated from the exons ATGGTAAGACCTAAACGACTATCCAAAAGGAAGCCAACACGCTATGGATATTCTACTCCGCTAGCCAAGTCAAATATTACTCGAGCCGAAACTAGTGACGGTGCATCAAAATCAACATCTGAAGAACGCAAGCTTACAAAGGTGGGAAATGCTTTGAAAGGAAAACCTCGTAAGCGGAAAATTTCATCCGAGGAAGGAAGCCCAGGACCCCCTCTTAGTGGAAGGGGTGAAGAAAGAGAATTCAAAACCACAGGCCCCCCGGTAACAACCGATTGTCAAACAATCGACCTGAATAAGCCGAACAAGAATCTTTCCGAATCACGAGAAGATGTGATAGTCGACCTTAAAAAAGAGATAAAAGAAAGTACTAAAGTTGAAGCAAGTCAGTCTGCTAGCTTTGTTGAATCTGAAAGGTTGGGACCAAGACCATCTGTCATTGCTGTTGGGAGAATCTCGGGGGCTTTGGataaaaagagaaagaaaacacATAAGGTGCAAAAACATACATCCAGTGAATCATCAAAACAATCAGAACCAGTAACTTTTGTCATCAACCTTGATAAATCAACTAGAAAGACATCTAGATCCTTGAAAAAATCAACCAAAGAATTAACAATTCCAGTTGCATCAAAGACTTATCCCAAAGCTAGCAAGacagacaaaataaaaaaatcccatGAAACTGAGAAATGCGAAATTCTTGAACTAAGCAATCTAACAGGGGGAGCAAATCAAAATGTCTCAGAATCACCTGGTGTGGAAGAGCCCTCCGATGTGACATGGTCATATGAGAAAAGCGTGAGTGACTTATGCCAAGCTATTCCTAAACATGACCCTAGGCTGTTTAGTCAAGACGAAGATGGTGACAC AGAGATGCATCACGTGACCTTGAACATCTACAACAAGCTTAGACAA ACCCCTCTTCATCTCGCAGCCATCACGAAACAAGCGAGCCTGGTGCAAGCATTGCTGGAAGCGGGTGCAGATCCGAACCTCACTGATCGTAACTGCCAGACTGCGTTACACTTGGCATGCCAGGAGAATGATGTAGAGACCCTACGGGCCATAGGTCACGCATTCTCGAGCTGCTCCCAGGAGCCAGATGTGAGAGCTATGAACTCGCAAG GCATGACTCCGTTACACTTGGCGACTCTAAAGGGCAATCGCGAGCTGATTACGGAGCTACTGCGCATGGGCGCAGATTTAAACGTGGAG GATGGCAATAGCGGCAGAAGCCCGCTGCATCATGCGGTAGAGTCAGGCCGTTATCACGTGATCGAGTTCCTCTTGTCACGTGGCGCCCTCGTGAACCAGCGCACGTTTTCTGGTAACACTGCCATGCACACCGCCGCCGGTCGACAGATGGATGAAGTCGTGTCTCTACTCGCGAGTTACGGCGCCGATGTAAACATCCAGAACAGAGAGGGGGACATCCCTCGCGTGGCTTATGCAGGAAGTGATAGG GAAAGAAAGCAGATCGCGTTTTCTCGCAGCTTACCGAAGCAACCAAAGCGGCAAAAGGTTCCCGACACGTGA
- the LOC5506206 gene encoding NF-kappa-B inhibitor epsilon isoform X2, whose amino-acid sequence MHHAMIETTLSQHFKCLSTRKIETPRNILNGSYRGVEVKMSTRNWRENTVKNGRNIKCTAKDRIREKLTARVSPMSVGICRITESMSSNQAEKETSGLDPKFKALEQQQSNPPRKHKFHTQDPEKTPAKRVCTSNEKNNSAAASLVSTQGNKESLSSTESTSGDSLETLVSASQCHLATLQDEDGDTPLHIAIAQENKNLVLYLVSLMRCLTLDIYNNLRQTPLHIAVITDQPDIVKCLIYAGANPNLPDRNGQTPAHLACQRSAVRCLYELTSSSLLDYNIRNFEGLMPLHIAVAKRDKYAIALLVQNGANVDCKVCGQRMGKAAKRPYIMPLKGMTCKS is encoded by the exons ATGCATCACGCAATGATAGAAACTACTTTATCTCAGCATTTCAAATGTTTATCGACCAGGAAAATTGAAACGCCACGAAATATTTTGAACGGATCTTATCGCGGTGTTGAGGTTAAAATGTCGACAAGAAATTGGCGAGAAAATACTGTGAAAAATGGACGGAATATAAAGTGCACGGCGAAGGACAGAATACGCGAGAAGCTCACAGCCCGTGTGTCCCCTATGAGTGTCGGTATTTGCCGAATTACAGAATCAATGAGCTCAAATCAAGCCGAGAAAGAAACTTCTGGCCTTGATCCTAAATTTAAAGCACTGGAACAACAGCAGAGCAACCCTCCACGGAAGCACAAATTTCATACGCAAGACCCGGAAAAAACACCGGCAAAAAGAGTGTGCACAAGTaacgaaaaaaacaattctg cagcagcatcCTTAGTTTCAACACAAGGGAATAAGGAAAGTTTATCAAGCACAGAGAGCACGTCGGGGGATAGCCTAGAAACACTGGTATCTGCGTCACAGTGTCACCTAGCAACGCTCCAGGACGAGGATGGTGACAC ACCCCTGCATATCGCCATCGCCCAGGAAAACAAGAACTTGGTGCTGTACCTCGTCAGCCTGATGCGGTGTCTGACTCTCGACATCTACAACAACCTCAGACAG ACTCCACTACACATAGCGGTCATCACGGATCAACCGGACATCGTCAAGTGCCTCATTTACGCAGGCGCCAACCCCAACCTACCGGACCGCAATGGACAGACGCCTGCACACTTGGCATGCCAACGGTCAGCAGTTAGATGTTTGTACGAGCTTACCTCAAGCTCTTTACTGGACTACAACATTCGCAACTTTGAAGGCCTGATGCCTCTACATATTGCAGTCGCCAAAAGAGACAAATACGCCATTGCGCTGCTTGTACAGAATGGGGCGAACGTTGATTGCAAGGTTTGTGGGCAACG GATGGGAAAAGCGGCAAAACGCCCTTACATCATGCCATTGAAAGGAATGACCTgcaaatcataa
- the LOC5506217 gene encoding calpain-5, translated as MVRLHYFANQRYSKLKAECEKNEQLFVDSVFKPETSSLYYSRSCPPEPVEWKRPSEICHPAVPHLFVDGADSHDVTQGKLGNCWFVAACSSLALRPFLLYKVIPDKDKQEWDPKKPENYQGIFRFRFYRQGEWTEVVVDDLLPTVNGKLVYIHSKEKNEFWSALIEKAYAKLAGTYEALAAGSTADALVDFTGGVAEAISLSNGGYAEDQEKRLQLFKTLERGHKEKSLMSASIKINNRNEMEQRLDTGLIKGHAYGVTMVKKVTVGEGLLSLFNKKHFYMIRLRNPWGEKEWNGRWSDESEEWKKLKPGDRKKMGIVFENDGEFWMEFDDFCREFTDCTLCHVINKAMIHKVFKQWHIYKHNYNWTQGQNAGGCVQNQDTFLKNPQYAFSITDNEGEDAMVSLMQEDRRKDKSKGVGNLTIGFYIMKVEENRKYRVHSMFPKAGDSIFINAREVMNRFFLAAGRYLVVPSTYEPHTPGHFMMRIFTRKRSNAMFLDQDHSVGSKIWCCLPRCRAPQCVVSVYVTSAAGLQKTGKMSLTCDPYALIICEGRKIKTPIKYDTLIPSWDAGALFYVRQPQKSQIVVQIWDSNWILDSFMGQVKIPVNITNSKTQASYNLKGRRREHDLQKPGTVTVQINAYHDLFGI; from the exons ATGGTTCGTCTCCACTACTTCGCGAATCAGCGCTATTCCAAGCTCAAAGCCGAATGCGAGAAAAATGAGCAGTTATTTGTGGATAGTGTGTTTAAGCCAGAGACAAGCTCGCTTTACTATAGCCGATCATGCCCTCCAGAACCTGTTGAATGGAAACGACCTTCT GAAATCTGTCATCCTGCTGTACCTCATCTATTTGTCGATGGGGCTGACAGCCATGATGTGACACAAGGAAAGCTTGGCAATTGCTGGTTTGTGGCAGCTTGCTCATCTCTGGCACTGAGGCCTTTTCTGCTGTACAAG GTAATCCCAGACAAGGACAAGCAAGAGTGGGATCCCAAGAAACCAGAAAACTATCAGGGAATCTTTCGCTTCCGTTTCTACCGGCAAGGGGAGTGGACAGAGGTGGTGGTTGATGACCTGCTTCCAACAGTAAATGGCAAGCTGGTGTACATTCACTCAAAGGAGAAGAATGAGTTCTGGAGTGCCTTGATAGAGAAGGCTTATGCCAA GTTGGCAGGGACATATGAAGCACTTGCGGCTGGAAGCACAGCAGACGCTCTCGTCGACTTTACTGGAGGGGTAGCTGAGGCAATCAGCCTGAGTAATGGAGGGTATGCCGAGGACCAGGAGAAACGCCTACAGCTCTTTAAGACACTGGAGAGAGGTCATAAGGAGAAGTCACTGATGAGTGCTTCCATTAAG ATAAACAATCGAAACGAGATGGAGCAAAGACTGGACACAGGGCTTATCAAGGGACACGCGTATGGTGTTACCATGGTGAAAAAG GTGACTGTCGGTGAAGGTCTTCTCAGCCTCTTCAACAAGAAACACTTTTATATGATCCGTCTACGCAACCCTTGGGGGGAGAAGGAATGGAATGGACGCTGGAGTGACGA GTCTGAGGAATGGAAAAAGTTAAAGCCAGGAGACAGAAAGAAGATGGGAATTGTGTTTGAAAACGACGGTGAATTTTG GATGGAATTTGATGACTTCTGCCGGGAATTCACGGACTGTACCCTATGCCATGTCATCAACAAGGCCATGATCCACAAGGTTTTCAAACAGTGGCACATCTATAAGCACAATTATAACTGGACCCAGGGTCAGAACGCAGGAGGATGTGTGCAGAACCAGGATACATTCCTCAAGAACCCTCAG TATGCGTTTAGTATAACGGATAACGAGGGAGAAGATGCCATGGTTTCCCTGATGCAAGAAGACAGGCGCAAAGATAAGAGCAAAGGCGTCGGTAACCTCACCATCGGCTTCTACATCATGAAG GTCGAAGAGAACCGCAAATATCGCGTTCATTCGATGTTTCCAAAGGCTGGTGATTCGATCTTCATCAACGCACGTGAGGTGATGAATAGATTCTTCCTTGCAGCTGGACGATACCTCGTGGTGCCATCAACATATGAACCTCACACCCCAGGGCATTTTATGATGAGGATCTTTACACGGAAGAGGTCTAATGCAAT GTTTCTCGACCAGGATCATTCAGTGGGAAGCAAGATCTGGTGCTGTCTCCCGCGGTGCCGCGCGCCACAATGTGTGGTGTCCGTGTACGTCACATCGGCTGCAGGGCTACAAAAGACCGGCAAGATGAGCCTAA CTTGCGATCCGTACGCCTTGATTATCTGCGAGGGACGTAAAATTAAGACGCCTATCAAGTATGACACCCTGATCCCAAGCTGGGATGCCGGGGCTTTGTTTTACGTCAGACAGCCTCAGAAGAGTCAGATAGTGGTACAG ATTTGGGACAGTAACTGGATCTTGGATAGCTTCATGGGTCAAGTCAAGATACCCGTCAACATCACCAACTCCAAGACGCAAGCCAGCTACAATCTCAAGGGACGCAGGCGTGAGCATGATCTTCAGAAGCCAGGCACTGTCACCGTACAAATCAACGCTTACCACGATCTCTTTGGCATCTAG
- the LOC5506206 gene encoding B-cell lymphoma 3 protein isoform X1 — protein sequence MHHAMIETTLSQHFKCLSTRKIETPRNILNGSYRGVEVKMSTRNWRENTVKNGRNIKCTAKDRIREKLTARVSPMSVGICRITESMSSNQAEKETSGLDPKFKALEQQQSNPPRKHKFHTQDPEKTPAKRVCTSNEKNNSAAASLVSTQGNKESLSSTESTSGDSLETLVSASQCHLATLQDEDGDTPLHIAIAQENKNLVLYLVSLMRCLTLDIYNNLRQTPLHIAVITDQPDIVKCLIYAGANPNLPDRNGQTPAHLACQRSAVRCLYELTSSSLLDYNIRNFEGLMPLHIAVAKRDKYAIALLVQNGANVDCKDGKSGKTPLHHAIERNDLQIIKTLLDMSADINATDFSGVSPMAMANRRGLANAVRLLGNRGEDQRVDL from the exons ATGCATCACGCAATGATAGAAACTACTTTATCTCAGCATTTCAAATGTTTATCGACCAGGAAAATTGAAACGCCACGAAATATTTTGAACGGATCTTATCGCGGTGTTGAGGTTAAAATGTCGACAAGAAATTGGCGAGAAAATACTGTGAAAAATGGACGGAATATAAAGTGCACGGCGAAGGACAGAATACGCGAGAAGCTCACAGCCCGTGTGTCCCCTATGAGTGTCGGTATTTGCCGAATTACAGAATCAATGAGCTCAAATCAAGCCGAGAAAGAAACTTCTGGCCTTGATCCTAAATTTAAAGCACTGGAACAACAGCAGAGCAACCCTCCACGGAAGCACAAATTTCATACGCAAGACCCGGAAAAAACACCGGCAAAAAGAGTGTGCACAAGTaacgaaaaaaacaattctg cagcagcatcCTTAGTTTCAACACAAGGGAATAAGGAAAGTTTATCAAGCACAGAGAGCACGTCGGGGGATAGCCTAGAAACACTGGTATCTGCGTCACAGTGTCACCTAGCAACGCTCCAGGACGAGGATGGTGACAC ACCCCTGCATATCGCCATCGCCCAGGAAAACAAGAACTTGGTGCTGTACCTCGTCAGCCTGATGCGGTGTCTGACTCTCGACATCTACAACAACCTCAGACAG ACTCCACTACACATAGCGGTCATCACGGATCAACCGGACATCGTCAAGTGCCTCATTTACGCAGGCGCCAACCCCAACCTACCGGACCGCAATGGACAGACGCCTGCACACTTGGCATGCCAACGGTCAGCAGTTAGATGTTTGTACGAGCTTACCTCAAGCTCTTTACTGGACTACAACATTCGCAACTTTGAAGGCCTGATGCCTCTACATATTGCAGTCGCCAAAAGAGACAAATACGCCATTGCGCTGCTTGTACAGAATGGGGCGAACGTTGATTGCAAG GATGGGAAAAGCGGCAAAACGCCCTTACATCATGCCATTGAAAGGAATGACCTgcaaatcataaagacactaCTGGACATGTCCGCAGATATCAATGCAACCGATTTCTCAGGCGTCTCGCCGATGGCCATGGCAAATAGGCGGGGTTTAGCTAATGCAGTGAGACTGTTGGGAAACCGTGGCGAGGATCAAAGGGTAGACCTGTAG